One genomic window of Motacilla alba alba isolate MOTALB_02 chromosome 1, Motacilla_alba_V1.0_pri, whole genome shotgun sequence includes the following:
- the CLIC6 gene encoding chloride intracellular channel protein 6 isoform X4, whose translation MAESPGRPPESSDVPRDGGEDEAAAGARAGLCPEGAAEPPDGPAERPRLSAGDGGSPESPGTPSGDSPGHEGQPGVTDGPEGSAADRAEPEGEAVAAAGTEPGGAAPAGMEPGDAAESPAGTAREEAAPAATEPRDGAAAPAGTEPEGAGVAPTGTEPEKATAAGTEPEGQAVAPAGTEPRVREAVREEGSAEREPQEAATTVPAEPEPEEAAATAPAGTEPGEAEATIPEGTEPGEAEATIPEGTEPGEAEATIPEGTEPREAEATIPEGTEPGEAQATAPAGTEPGEAEGTIPEGTVPREAEGTIPVGTEPGEAEGTIPVGTEPGEAEGTIPVGTEPGEAEGTIPEGTEPGEAEGTAPSRTEPGEAPGQAGSEGAEPEEALKEAAPAGTVPEDAVQEAAPAGTEPEEAAVTAPAGTIPEEGLGTVPGDEAREEAPAGTVPEDAVQEAARGDVAVPEGEAQEAAPAATVPEEALGTDPEDAAQEAAPAGVTAVEDERQEAAPADVVVPEEALGTVPKDELQEAVPAGTVPEEGAAPLGTVPKGEVQEATQAGTIPEKVPGTVPEDAGQERAPAGTVPKDAVQEEAPAGTVTEEGLGTIPKDAVQEAAPVDVTVPEDAVQEAVPVSGTVAEEVLGTIPKDAVRERAPVGTVPEEALGTIPKDAVQEAAPGDVTVPKDEVQEAAPGDGTVPEDAVQVDVAVPEDAVAGDVTVPEDAVAGDVAVPEDAVQVDGAVPEDAVTAGGSAEPAEGRGAAQVAVPAQGPPAGGARSPGGPGGQAEAERGPPAPAGTGAPGPESGWDRSLNGERERAQHREDGTGAPEEEEEEEEEDEKQDHDISLFVKAGSDGESIGNCPFSQRLFMILWLKGVIFNVTTVDLKRKPADLQNLAPGTNPPFMTFDGEVKTDVNKIEEFLEEKLAPPRYPKLAPKHPESNSAGNDVFAKFSAFIKNPRKDANENLEKSLLKALKKLDNYLNSPLPDEIDAYSTEEITASSRKFLDGDELTLADCNLLPKLHIIKVVAKKYRNFHFPPEMTGISRYLKNAYARDEFTNTCPADQEIEYAYLDVAKRMK comes from the exons ATGGCGGAGAGCCCGGGGCGGCCCCCGGAGAGCAGCGATGTCCCGCGGGACGGAGGCGAGGACGAGGCGGCGGCCGGGGCTcgggccgggctgtgccccgAGGGGGCGGCCGAGCCCCCGGACGGGCccgcggagcggccgcggctGAGCGCCGGGGACGGCGGCTCCCCCGAGAGCCCGGGGACACCGagcggggacagcccggggcACGAGGGGCAGCCGGGGGTGACGGACGGGCCCGAGGGCTCCGCGGCGGACAGGGCAGAGCCCGAGGGAgaggcggtggcggcggcggggacggAGCCTGGaggggcagccccggcgggGATGGAGCCCGGGGACGCGGCTGAGAGCCCGGCGGGGACGGCGCGGGAAGAGGCAGCCCCGGCAGCCACAGAGCCCCGGGAcggcgccgcggccccggcggggacGGAGCCCGAGGGCGCTGGGGTCGCTCCGACGGGGACGGAGCCCGAGAAAGCGACAGCGGCGGGGACGGAGCCTGAGGGACAGGCGGTGGCACCGGCGGGGACGGAGCCCCGGGTGAGAGAGGCGGTGAGGGAGGAAGGCTCGGCCGAGAGAGAGCCCCAGGAGGCGGCCACCACTGTGCCGGCAGAACCAGAGCCTGAGGAGGCTGCGGCGACAGCCCCGGCGGGGACAGAGCCCGGGGAAGCAGAGGCGACAATTCcggaggggacagagcccggGGAAGCAGAGGCGACAATCCcggaggggacagagcccggGGAAGCAGAGGCGACAATCCcggaggggacagagcccagggaagcagaggcGACAATCCcggaggggacagagcccggGGAAGCACAGGCGACAGCCCCGGCGGGGACAGAGCCCggggaagcagaggggacaATCCCGGAGGGGacagtgcccagggaagcagaggggacAATCCCGGTGGGGACAGAGCCCggggaagcagaggggacaATCCCGGTGGGGACAGAGCCCggggaagcagaggggacaATCCCGGTGGGGACAGAGCCCggggaagcagaggggacaatcccggaggggacagagcccggggaagcagaggggacagCGCCATCGAGGACAGAGCCCGGAGAGGCGCCAGGACAGGCGGgctcagagggagcagagcccgaggAAGCTCTGAAGGAGGCAGCCCCGGCAGGGACAGTCCCCGAAGATGCGGTGCAAGAGGCAGCCCCGGCGGGGACAGAGCCCGAGGAGGCCGCAGTGACAGCTCCAGCGGGGACAATCCCCGaggaggggttggggacagtCCCCGGGGATGAAGCGCGGGAGGAAGCTCCAGCGGGGACAGTCCCCGAGGATGCGGTGCAGGAGGCAGCCCGGGGTGATGTGGCGGTCCCTGAGGGTGAGGCGCAGGAGGCAGCCCCGGCTGCGACAGTCCCTGAGGAGGCGTTGGGGACAGACCCCGAGGATGCTGCGCAGGAGGCGGCCCCGGCTGGAGTGACAGCTGTGGAGGATGAGAGGCAGGAGGCGGCCCCAGCTGATGTGGTGGTCCCCGAAGAGGCGCTGGGGACAGTCCCTAaggatgagctgcaggaagcagttCCGGCTGGGACAGTTCCCGAGGAGGGGGCGGCCCCGTTGGGGACAGTCCCTAAAGGTGAGGTGCAGGAGGCAACTCAGGCAGGGACAATCCCTGAGAAGGTGCCGGGGACAGTCCCCGAGGATGCGGGGCAGGAgagagctccagcagggacagtcCCTAAGGATGCGGTGCAGGAGGAGGCCCCGGCAGGGACAGTCACCGAGGAGGGCTTGGGGACAATTCCCAAGGATGCGGTGCAGGAGGCAGCCCCGGTTGATGTGACAGTCCCCGAGGATGCGGTGCAGGAGGCGGTCCCGGTTTCTGGGACAGTCGCCGAGGAGGTGTTGGGGACAATCCCCAAGGATGCGGTGCGAGAGAGAGCTCCAGTAGGGACAGTCCCTGAGGAGGCGCTGGGGACAATTCCCAAGGATGCGGTGCAGGAGGCAGCCCCGGGTGATGTGACAGTTCCCAAGGATGAGGTGCAGGAGGCAGCACCGG GTGATGGGACAGTCCCCGAGGATGCTGTCCAGGTTGATGTGGCAGTCCCCGAGGATGCTGTCGCGGGTGATGTGACAGTCCCCGAGGATGCTGTCGCGGGTGATGTGGCAGTCCCCGAGGATGCTGTCCAGGTTGATGGGGCAGTCCCCGAGGATGCTGTCACGGCGGGGGGCAGCGCGGAGCCTGCCGAGGGCCGCGGGGCAGCGCAGGTGGCCGTGCCCGCCCAGGGGCCCCCGGCTGGCGGTGCCCGGTCCCCGGGCGGCCCCGGTGGCCAGGCGGAGGCGGAGCGGGGACCGCCAGCCCCGGCGGGGACAGGAGCCCCGGGGCCCGAGAGCGGCTGGGACCGGAGCCTGAAcggggagcgggagcgggcGCAGCACCGGGAGGACGGGACGGGCGCcccggaggaggaggaggaggaggaggaggaagatgagaagCAGGACCACGACATCTCCCTCTTCGTCAAG GCCGGCAGTGACGGGGAAAGTATCGGGAACTGCCCGTTCTCTCAGCGCCTCTTTATGATCCTGTGGCTCAAAGGTGTCATTTTTAATGTCACAACCGTGGATCTGAAAAG aaaacCTGCAGACCTGCAGAACCTGGCCCCGGGCACCAACCCCCCGTTCATGACCTTTGACGGGGAGGTGAAGACTGATGTCAACAAGATTGAGGAGTTCTTGGAGGAGAAGCTGGCGCCGCCCCG GTATCCCAAACTCGCACCGAAGCACCCTGAGTCCAACTCCGCAGGAAATGATGTCTTTGCAAAATTCTCCGCATTTATAAAGAACCCGAGAAAAGATGCAAATGAAA ATTTGGAAAAATCTTTGCTTAAAGCCCTGAAGAAGCTGGACAACTATTTAAATAGCCCCTTGCCTGATGAAATCGATGCTTACAGCACGGAGGAGATCACAGCTTCCAGCCGGAAATTCCTGGATGGAGACGAGCTCACTTTAGCAGATTGCAACCTCCTACCAAAGCTCCACATCATCAAG GTCGTTGCAAAAAAATACCGAAATTTTCACTTCCCACCTGAAATGACAGGGATTTCCAGATACTTGAAAAATGCATATGCAAGAGATGAATTCACAAACACGTGCCCTGCTGACCAGGAGATCGAATATGCTTATTTGGATGTGGCAAAGAGAATGAAGTAA
- the CLIC6 gene encoding chloride intracellular channel protein 6 isoform X3 — translation MAESPGRPPESSDVPRDGGEDEAAAGARAGLCPEGAAEPPDGPAERPRLSAGDGGSPESPGTPSGDSPGHEGQPGVTDGPEGSAADRAEPEGEAVAAAGTEPGGAAPAGMEPGDAAESPAGTAREEAAPAATEPRDGAAAPAGTEPEGAGVAPTGTEPEKATAAGTEPEGQAVAPAGTEPRVREAVREEGSAEREPQEAATTVPAEPEPEEAAATAPAGTEPGEAEATIPEGTEPGEAEATIPEGTEPGEAEATIPEGTEPREAEATIPEGTEPGEAQATAPAGTEPGEAEGTIPEGTVPREAEGTIPVGTEPGEAEGTIPVGTEPGEAEGTIPVGTEPGEAEGTIPEGTEPGEAEGTAPSRTEPGEAPGQAGSEGAEPEEALKEAAPAGTVPEDAVQEAAPAGTEPEEAAVTAPAGTIPEEGLGTVPGDEAREEAPAGTVPEDAVQEAARGDVAVPEGEAQEAAPAATVPEEALGTDPEDAAQEAAPAGVTAVEDERQEAAPADVVVPEEALGTVPKDELQEAVPAGTVPEEGAAPLGTVPKGEVQEATQAGTIPEKVPGTVPEDAGQERAPAGTVPKDAVQEEAPAGTVTEEGLGTIPKDAVQEAAPVDVTVPEDAVQEAVPVSGTVPEEALGTIPKDAVQEAAPGDVTVPKDEVQEAAPGDVAVPEDAVAGDVAVPEDAVAGDGTVPEDAVQVDVAVPEDAVAGDVTVPEDAVAGDVAVPEDAVQVDGAVPEDAVTAGGSAEPAEGRGAAQVAVPAQGPPAGGARSPGGPGGQAEAERGPPAPAGTGAPGPESGWDRSLNGERERAQHREDGTGAPEEEEEEEEEDEKQDHDISLFVKAGSDGESIGNCPFSQRLFMILWLKGVIFNVTTVDLKRKPADLQNLAPGTNPPFMTFDGEVKTDVNKIEEFLEEKLAPPRYPKLAPKHPESNSAGNDVFAKFSAFIKNPRKDANENLEKSLLKALKKLDNYLNSPLPDEIDAYSTEEITASSRKFLDGDELTLADCNLLPKLHIIKVVAKKYRNFHFPPEMTGISRYLKNAYARDEFTNTCPADQEIEYAYLDVAKRMK, via the exons ATGGCGGAGAGCCCGGGGCGGCCCCCGGAGAGCAGCGATGTCCCGCGGGACGGAGGCGAGGACGAGGCGGCGGCCGGGGCTcgggccgggctgtgccccgAGGGGGCGGCCGAGCCCCCGGACGGGCccgcggagcggccgcggctGAGCGCCGGGGACGGCGGCTCCCCCGAGAGCCCGGGGACACCGagcggggacagcccggggcACGAGGGGCAGCCGGGGGTGACGGACGGGCCCGAGGGCTCCGCGGCGGACAGGGCAGAGCCCGAGGGAgaggcggtggcggcggcggggacggAGCCTGGaggggcagccccggcgggGATGGAGCCCGGGGACGCGGCTGAGAGCCCGGCGGGGACGGCGCGGGAAGAGGCAGCCCCGGCAGCCACAGAGCCCCGGGAcggcgccgcggccccggcggggacGGAGCCCGAGGGCGCTGGGGTCGCTCCGACGGGGACGGAGCCCGAGAAAGCGACAGCGGCGGGGACGGAGCCTGAGGGACAGGCGGTGGCACCGGCGGGGACGGAGCCCCGGGTGAGAGAGGCGGTGAGGGAGGAAGGCTCGGCCGAGAGAGAGCCCCAGGAGGCGGCCACCACTGTGCCGGCAGAACCAGAGCCTGAGGAGGCTGCGGCGACAGCCCCGGCGGGGACAGAGCCCGGGGAAGCAGAGGCGACAATTCcggaggggacagagcccggGGAAGCAGAGGCGACAATCCcggaggggacagagcccggGGAAGCAGAGGCGACAATCCcggaggggacagagcccagggaagcagaggcGACAATCCcggaggggacagagcccggGGAAGCACAGGCGACAGCCCCGGCGGGGACAGAGCCCggggaagcagaggggacaATCCCGGAGGGGacagtgcccagggaagcagaggggacAATCCCGGTGGGGACAGAGCCCggggaagcagaggggacaATCCCGGTGGGGACAGAGCCCggggaagcagaggggacaATCCCGGTGGGGACAGAGCCCggggaagcagaggggacaatcccggaggggacagagcccggggaagcagaggggacagCGCCATCGAGGACAGAGCCCGGAGAGGCGCCAGGACAGGCGGgctcagagggagcagagcccgaggAAGCTCTGAAGGAGGCAGCCCCGGCAGGGACAGTCCCCGAAGATGCGGTGCAAGAGGCAGCCCCGGCGGGGACAGAGCCCGAGGAGGCCGCAGTGACAGCTCCAGCGGGGACAATCCCCGaggaggggttggggacagtCCCCGGGGATGAAGCGCGGGAGGAAGCTCCAGCGGGGACAGTCCCCGAGGATGCGGTGCAGGAGGCAGCCCGGGGTGATGTGGCGGTCCCTGAGGGTGAGGCGCAGGAGGCAGCCCCGGCTGCGACAGTCCCTGAGGAGGCGTTGGGGACAGACCCCGAGGATGCTGCGCAGGAGGCGGCCCCGGCTGGAGTGACAGCTGTGGAGGATGAGAGGCAGGAGGCGGCCCCAGCTGATGTGGTGGTCCCCGAAGAGGCGCTGGGGACAGTCCCTAaggatgagctgcaggaagcagttCCGGCTGGGACAGTTCCCGAGGAGGGGGCGGCCCCGTTGGGGACAGTCCCTAAAGGTGAGGTGCAGGAGGCAACTCAGGCAGGGACAATCCCTGAGAAGGTGCCGGGGACAGTCCCCGAGGATGCGGGGCAGGAgagagctccagcagggacagtcCCTAAGGATGCGGTGCAGGAGGAGGCCCCGGCAGGGACAGTCACCGAGGAGGGCTTGGGGACAATTCCCAAGGATGCGGTGCAGGAGGCAGCCCCGGTTGATGTGACAGTCCCCGAGGATGCGGTGCAGGAGGCGGTCCCGGTTTCTG GGACAGTCCCTGAGGAGGCGCTGGGGACAATTCCCAAGGATGCGGTGCAGGAGGCAGCCCCGGGTGATGTGACAGTTCCCAAGGATGAGGTGCAGGAGGCAGCACCGGGTGATGTGGCAGTCCCCGAGGATGCTGTCGCGGGTGATGTGGCAGTCCCCGAGGATGCTGTCGCGGGTGATGGGACAGTCCCCGAGGATGCTGTCCAGGTTGATGTGGCAGTCCCCGAGGATGCTGTCGCGGGTGATGTGACAGTCCCCGAGGATGCTGTCGCGGGTGATGTGGCAGTCCCCGAGGATGCTGTCCAGGTTGATGGGGCAGTCCCCGAGGATGCTGTCACGGCGGGGGGCAGCGCGGAGCCTGCCGAGGGCCGCGGGGCAGCGCAGGTGGCCGTGCCCGCCCAGGGGCCCCCGGCTGGCGGTGCCCGGTCCCCGGGCGGCCCCGGTGGCCAGGCGGAGGCGGAGCGGGGACCGCCAGCCCCGGCGGGGACAGGAGCCCCGGGGCCCGAGAGCGGCTGGGACCGGAGCCTGAAcggggagcgggagcgggcGCAGCACCGGGAGGACGGGACGGGCGCcccggaggaggaggaggaggaggaggaggaagatgagaagCAGGACCACGACATCTCCCTCTTCGTCAAG GCCGGCAGTGACGGGGAAAGTATCGGGAACTGCCCGTTCTCTCAGCGCCTCTTTATGATCCTGTGGCTCAAAGGTGTCATTTTTAATGTCACAACCGTGGATCTGAAAAG aaaacCTGCAGACCTGCAGAACCTGGCCCCGGGCACCAACCCCCCGTTCATGACCTTTGACGGGGAGGTGAAGACTGATGTCAACAAGATTGAGGAGTTCTTGGAGGAGAAGCTGGCGCCGCCCCG GTATCCCAAACTCGCACCGAAGCACCCTGAGTCCAACTCCGCAGGAAATGATGTCTTTGCAAAATTCTCCGCATTTATAAAGAACCCGAGAAAAGATGCAAATGAAA ATTTGGAAAAATCTTTGCTTAAAGCCCTGAAGAAGCTGGACAACTATTTAAATAGCCCCTTGCCTGATGAAATCGATGCTTACAGCACGGAGGAGATCACAGCTTCCAGCCGGAAATTCCTGGATGGAGACGAGCTCACTTTAGCAGATTGCAACCTCCTACCAAAGCTCCACATCATCAAG GTCGTTGCAAAAAAATACCGAAATTTTCACTTCCCACCTGAAATGACAGGGATTTCCAGATACTTGAAAAATGCATATGCAAGAGATGAATTCACAAACACGTGCCCTGCTGACCAGGAGATCGAATATGCTTATTTGGATGTGGCAAAGAGAATGAAGTAA
- the CLIC6 gene encoding chloride intracellular channel protein 6 isoform X5, translating into MAESPGRPPESSDVPRDGGEDEAAAGARAGLCPEGAAEPPDGPAERPRLSAGDGGSPESPGTPSGDSPGHEGQPGVTDGPEGSAADRAEPEGEAVAAAGTEPGGAAPAGMEPGDAAESPAGTAREEAAPAATEPRDGAAAPAGTEPEGAGVAPTGTEPEKATAAGTEPEGQAVAPAGTEPRVREAVREEGSAEREPQEAATTVPAEPEPEEAAATAPAGTEPGEAEATIPEGTEPGEAEATIPEGTEPGEAEATIPEGTEPREAEATIPEGTEPGEAQATAPAGTEPGEAEGTIPEGTVPREAEGTIPVGTEPGEAEGTIPVGTEPGEAEGTIPVGTEPGEAEGTIPEGTEPGEAEGTAPSRTEPGEAPGQAGSEGAEPEEALKEAAPAGTVPEDAVQEAAPAGTEPEEAAVTAPAGTIPEEGLGTVPGDEAREEAPAGTVPEDAVQEAARGDVAVPEGEAQEAAPAATVPEEALGTDPEDAAQEAAPAGVTAVEDERQEAAPADVVVPEEALGTVPKDELQEAVPAGTVPEEGAAPLGTVPKGEVQEATQAGTIPEKVPGTVPEDAGQERAPAGTVPKDAVQEEAPAGTVTEEGLGTIPKDAVQEAAPVDVTVPEDAVQEAVPVSGTVAEEVLGTIPKDAVRERAPVGTVPEEALGTIPKDAVQEAAPGDVTVPKDEVQEAAPGDGTVPEDAVQVDVAVPEDAVAGDVTVPEDAVAAGGSAEPAEGRGAAQVAVPAQGPPAGGARSPGGPGGQAEAERGPPAPAGTGAPGPESGWDRSLNGERERAQHREDGTGAPEEEEEEEEEDEKQDHDISLFVKAGSDGESIGNCPFSQRLFMILWLKGVIFNVTTVDLKRKPADLQNLAPGTNPPFMTFDGEVKTDVNKIEEFLEEKLAPPRYPKLAPKHPESNSAGNDVFAKFSAFIKNPRKDANENLEKSLLKALKKLDNYLNSPLPDEIDAYSTEEITASSRKFLDGDELTLADCNLLPKLHIIKVVAKKYRNFHFPPEMTGISRYLKNAYARDEFTNTCPADQEIEYAYLDVAKRMK; encoded by the exons ATGGCGGAGAGCCCGGGGCGGCCCCCGGAGAGCAGCGATGTCCCGCGGGACGGAGGCGAGGACGAGGCGGCGGCCGGGGCTcgggccgggctgtgccccgAGGGGGCGGCCGAGCCCCCGGACGGGCccgcggagcggccgcggctGAGCGCCGGGGACGGCGGCTCCCCCGAGAGCCCGGGGACACCGagcggggacagcccggggcACGAGGGGCAGCCGGGGGTGACGGACGGGCCCGAGGGCTCCGCGGCGGACAGGGCAGAGCCCGAGGGAgaggcggtggcggcggcggggacggAGCCTGGaggggcagccccggcgggGATGGAGCCCGGGGACGCGGCTGAGAGCCCGGCGGGGACGGCGCGGGAAGAGGCAGCCCCGGCAGCCACAGAGCCCCGGGAcggcgccgcggccccggcggggacGGAGCCCGAGGGCGCTGGGGTCGCTCCGACGGGGACGGAGCCCGAGAAAGCGACAGCGGCGGGGACGGAGCCTGAGGGACAGGCGGTGGCACCGGCGGGGACGGAGCCCCGGGTGAGAGAGGCGGTGAGGGAGGAAGGCTCGGCCGAGAGAGAGCCCCAGGAGGCGGCCACCACTGTGCCGGCAGAACCAGAGCCTGAGGAGGCTGCGGCGACAGCCCCGGCGGGGACAGAGCCCGGGGAAGCAGAGGCGACAATTCcggaggggacagagcccggGGAAGCAGAGGCGACAATCCcggaggggacagagcccggGGAAGCAGAGGCGACAATCCcggaggggacagagcccagggaagcagaggcGACAATCCcggaggggacagagcccggGGAAGCACAGGCGACAGCCCCGGCGGGGACAGAGCCCggggaagcagaggggacaATCCCGGAGGGGacagtgcccagggaagcagaggggacAATCCCGGTGGGGACAGAGCCCggggaagcagaggggacaATCCCGGTGGGGACAGAGCCCggggaagcagaggggacaATCCCGGTGGGGACAGAGCCCggggaagcagaggggacaatcccggaggggacagagcccggggaagcagaggggacagCGCCATCGAGGACAGAGCCCGGAGAGGCGCCAGGACAGGCGGgctcagagggagcagagcccgaggAAGCTCTGAAGGAGGCAGCCCCGGCAGGGACAGTCCCCGAAGATGCGGTGCAAGAGGCAGCCCCGGCGGGGACAGAGCCCGAGGAGGCCGCAGTGACAGCTCCAGCGGGGACAATCCCCGaggaggggttggggacagtCCCCGGGGATGAAGCGCGGGAGGAAGCTCCAGCGGGGACAGTCCCCGAGGATGCGGTGCAGGAGGCAGCCCGGGGTGATGTGGCGGTCCCTGAGGGTGAGGCGCAGGAGGCAGCCCCGGCTGCGACAGTCCCTGAGGAGGCGTTGGGGACAGACCCCGAGGATGCTGCGCAGGAGGCGGCCCCGGCTGGAGTGACAGCTGTGGAGGATGAGAGGCAGGAGGCGGCCCCAGCTGATGTGGTGGTCCCCGAAGAGGCGCTGGGGACAGTCCCTAaggatgagctgcaggaagcagttCCGGCTGGGACAGTTCCCGAGGAGGGGGCGGCCCCGTTGGGGACAGTCCCTAAAGGTGAGGTGCAGGAGGCAACTCAGGCAGGGACAATCCCTGAGAAGGTGCCGGGGACAGTCCCCGAGGATGCGGGGCAGGAgagagctccagcagggacagtcCCTAAGGATGCGGTGCAGGAGGAGGCCCCGGCAGGGACAGTCACCGAGGAGGGCTTGGGGACAATTCCCAAGGATGCGGTGCAGGAGGCAGCCCCGGTTGATGTGACAGTCCCCGAGGATGCGGTGCAGGAGGCGGTCCCGGTTTCTGGGACAGTCGCCGAGGAGGTGTTGGGGACAATCCCCAAGGATGCGGTGCGAGAGAGAGCTCCAGTAGGGACAGTCCCTGAGGAGGCGCTGGGGACAATTCCCAAGGATGCGGTGCAGGAGGCAGCCCCGGGTGATGTGACAGTTCCCAAGGATGAGGTGCAGGAGGCAGCACCGG GTGATGGGACAGTCCCCGAGGATGCTGTCCAGGTTGATGTGGCAGTCCCCGAGGATGCTGTCGCGGGTGATGTGACAGTCCCCGAGGATGCTGTCGCGG CGGGGGGCAGCGCGGAGCCTGCCGAGGGCCGCGGGGCAGCGCAGGTGGCCGTGCCCGCCCAGGGGCCCCCGGCTGGCGGTGCCCGGTCCCCGGGCGGCCCCGGTGGCCAGGCGGAGGCGGAGCGGGGACCGCCAGCCCCGGCGGGGACAGGAGCCCCGGGGCCCGAGAGCGGCTGGGACCGGAGCCTGAAcggggagcgggagcgggcGCAGCACCGGGAGGACGGGACGGGCGCcccggaggaggaggaggaggaggaggaggaagatgagaagCAGGACCACGACATCTCCCTCTTCGTCAAG GCCGGCAGTGACGGGGAAAGTATCGGGAACTGCCCGTTCTCTCAGCGCCTCTTTATGATCCTGTGGCTCAAAGGTGTCATTTTTAATGTCACAACCGTGGATCTGAAAAG aaaacCTGCAGACCTGCAGAACCTGGCCCCGGGCACCAACCCCCCGTTCATGACCTTTGACGGGGAGGTGAAGACTGATGTCAACAAGATTGAGGAGTTCTTGGAGGAGAAGCTGGCGCCGCCCCG GTATCCCAAACTCGCACCGAAGCACCCTGAGTCCAACTCCGCAGGAAATGATGTCTTTGCAAAATTCTCCGCATTTATAAAGAACCCGAGAAAAGATGCAAATGAAA ATTTGGAAAAATCTTTGCTTAAAGCCCTGAAGAAGCTGGACAACTATTTAAATAGCCCCTTGCCTGATGAAATCGATGCTTACAGCACGGAGGAGATCACAGCTTCCAGCCGGAAATTCCTGGATGGAGACGAGCTCACTTTAGCAGATTGCAACCTCCTACCAAAGCTCCACATCATCAAG GTCGTTGCAAAAAAATACCGAAATTTTCACTTCCCACCTGAAATGACAGGGATTTCCAGATACTTGAAAAATGCATATGCAAGAGATGAATTCACAAACACGTGCCCTGCTGACCAGGAGATCGAATATGCTTATTTGGATGTGGCAAAGAGAATGAAGTAA